Proteins from a genomic interval of Lycium ferocissimum isolate CSIRO_LF1 chromosome 2, AGI_CSIRO_Lferr_CH_V1, whole genome shotgun sequence:
- the LOC132047550 gene encoding cytochrome P450 81Q32-like, which yields MEVVWLFAPLSISLLFLVFKLLVSSRPKQHNLPPSPALKLPIIGHLYILKQHMHRTLENLSEKYGPILSLRLGKRLVVVVSSPSMVKECLTKNDIVFANRPPLMVGGYNCTTIIDSPYGDNWLSLRRICRLEIFSSSCLNKSQTIRQHEVNLLVHKLCQNCHDFGTIVELKSMFSELSFNIIMRMVAGNRYFNQDKGNQKATCLRELIEEFFSKGGASNVDDFLPVPFCWIYKRTKVKQLGHKMDEFMQGLIDEYRGAEKQNTMIDHLLSLQESQPEYYTDEIIKGIIMVILSGGTDTTSVTIEWAMTLLLNHPEVLNKAKTELDNHVGSDHLVDEADLPKLKYLQSIISETFRLCPVAPMLVPHESSDVTKVGGFDIPRGTILLVNAWAIHRDPLVWADPESFKPERFEGIEVKPWILLPFGIGRRSCPGAGLAQHVIALALGTLIQCFEWQRVSQEEINLAEGKGLSMAKAEPLIARCKAHDIAYKVLSDRI from the exons ATGGAAGTAGTTTGGTTATTTGCACCTCTCTCTATTTCCCTATTGTTTCTAGTCTTCAAACTACTTGTGTCCTCAAGACCAAAACAACATAACCTCCCACCAAGTCCAGCACTTAAACTTCCTATAATAGGACATCTCTATATTTTGAAACAACATATGCATCGTACTCTTGAAAATCTTTCTGAAAAATATGGTCCTATTCTCTCTCTTCGATTAGGCAAGCGTCTTGTCGTGGTGGTGTCATCTCCATCCATGGTGAAGGAATGCCTCACCAAGAATGATATCGTGTTTGCCAACCGCCCACCTTTAATGGTGGGAGGATACAACTGCACGACAATCATTGATTCCCCTTATGGCGATAA TTGG CTTTCACTTCGCCGTATTTGTAGACTCGAAATCTTCTCCTCTAGCTGTCTCAACAAGTCTCAAACCATTCGACAACATGAAGTCAACCTTCTTGTGCATAAATTATGTCAAAATTGCCACGATTTTGGTACAATTGTTGAACTTAAGTCCATGTTTTCTGAATTGTCCTTTAACATCATCATGAGAATGGTAGCTGGAAACCGATACTTCAATCAAGATAAAGGTAATCAGAAGGCAACATGTCTTCGTGAGCTTATAGAGGAATTTTTTAGCAAAGGTGGTGCATCAAATGTAGATGATTTTTTGCCTGTACCGTTTTGTTGGATTTATAAGCGTACTAAGGTCAAGCAGCTTGGCCACAAAATGGATGAATTCATGCAGGGTTTAATTGATGAATACCGTGGTGCGGAAAAACAAAATACCATGATTGATCATTTGCTTTCTTTGCAAGAATCACAACCAGAATACTACACTGACGAAATCATCAAAGGGATTATAATG GTCATATTGTCCGGAGGGACAGACACAACATCAGTGACAATAGAATGGGCAATGACGCTTTTGCTCAATCATCCGGAGGTCTTAAATAAGGCAAAAACAGAACTAGACAACCATGTAGGTAGTGATCATTTAGTAGATGAAGCAGATTTACCCAAGTTGAAATATCTTCAAAGTATCATTTCAGAGACTTTCCGATTATGTCCAGTAGCACCAATGCTAGTGCCCCACGAATCATCCGATGTTACCAAAGTAGGGGGTTTCGACATTCCACGTGGAACAATCCTATTGGTGAATGCTTGGGCCATCCATAGGGACCCGTTAGTTTGGGCTGACCCTGAAAGTTTCAAACCGGAGCGATTTGAAGGTATTGAAGTGAAACCATGGATATTATTGCCATTTGGAATTGGAAGAAGATCATGCCCAGGTGCTGGACTTGCTCAACATGTGATTGCTTTAGCTCTAGGAACTTTGATACAGTGTTTCGAGTGGCAAAGGGTTAGCCAAGAGGAGATCAATTTGGCTGAAGGCAAAGGTCTTAGTATGGCAAAAGCCGAGCCACTTATAGCAAGGTGCAAGGCCCATGACATTGCTTATAAAGTTTTATCTGATCGAATTTAA